A genomic segment from Streptomyces sp. NBC_00459 encodes:
- the mshC gene encoding cysteine--1-D-myo-inosityl 2-amino-2-deoxy-alpha-D-glucopyranoside ligase, whose translation MHAWPASEVPALTGQGRDLRIHDTATGGLVTLDPGPVARIYVCGITPYDATHMGHAATYNAFDLVQRVWLDTKRQVHYVQNVTDVDDPLLERAVRDGIDWVGLAEKETALFREDMTALRMLPPKQYIGAVEAIPGIVPLVERLRDAGAAYELEGDVYFSVESDPNFGQVSHLDAAAMRLLSAERGGDPDRPGKKNPLDPMLWMAAREGEPSWDGGSLGRGRPGWHIECVAIALEYLGMGFDVQGGGSDLVFPHHEMGASHAQALTGEFPMAKAYVHAGMVALDGEKMSKSKGNLVFVSALRRDGVDPAAIRLALLAHHYRDNWEWTDQVLADAVERLGRWRAAVSRPDGPSADALVEELREALTNDLDAPAALAAVDRWAVLQSERGGTDEGAPGVVSRAVDALLGVAL comes from the coding sequence ATGCATGCCTGGCCCGCTTCCGAGGTCCCCGCCCTGACTGGTCAGGGCCGCGACCTGAGGATCCACGACACCGCGACCGGCGGTCTCGTCACCCTCGACCCCGGTCCCGTCGCCCGTATCTACGTCTGCGGCATCACCCCGTACGACGCGACCCACATGGGTCACGCGGCGACCTACAACGCGTTCGACCTCGTGCAACGCGTGTGGCTCGACACCAAGCGGCAGGTTCACTACGTCCAGAACGTCACCGACGTCGACGACCCGCTGCTGGAGCGGGCCGTGCGCGACGGGATCGACTGGGTGGGGCTCGCCGAGAAGGAGACCGCCCTCTTCCGGGAGGACATGACCGCCCTGCGGATGCTGCCCCCGAAGCAGTACATCGGCGCCGTGGAGGCGATACCCGGCATCGTCCCGCTCGTCGAGCGGCTCCGGGACGCGGGCGCCGCCTACGAGCTCGAAGGGGACGTCTACTTCTCCGTCGAGTCGGACCCGAACTTCGGCCAGGTGTCCCACCTGGACGCCGCCGCCATGCGCCTGCTGTCCGCCGAGCGCGGCGGTGACCCCGACCGGCCGGGCAAGAAGAACCCGCTCGACCCGATGCTGTGGATGGCCGCCCGGGAGGGCGAACCGAGCTGGGACGGCGGTTCGCTGGGCCGGGGTCGCCCCGGCTGGCACATCGAGTGTGTCGCCATCGCCCTGGAGTACCTCGGCATGGGCTTCGACGTGCAGGGCGGCGGCTCCGACCTCGTCTTCCCGCACCACGAGATGGGCGCCTCGCACGCCCAGGCACTGACCGGCGAGTTCCCCATGGCCAAGGCGTACGTCCACGCCGGCATGGTCGCGCTCGACGGCGAGAAGATGTCGAAGTCCAAGGGCAACCTCGTCTTCGTGTCCGCGCTGCGCCGCGACGGGGTCGACCCGGCCGCCATACGGCTCGCCCTGCTCGCCCACCACTACCGGGACAACTGGGAGTGGACCGACCAGGTTCTCGCGGACGCCGTCGAGCGGCTCGGGCGCTGGCGGGCCGCCGTGTCCCGGCCCGACGGGCCGTCCGCCGACGCGCTGGTCGAGGAGCTGCGCGAGGCTCTCACGAACGACCTGGACGCCCCGGCCGCACTGGCCGCCGTGGACCGCTGGGCTGTCCTCCAGTCGGAGCGGGGCGGTACGGACGAGGGCGCCCCCGGTGTGGTGTCCCGTGCCGTGGACGCACTGCTGGGCGTAGCGCTGTAA
- a CDS encoding SCO1664 family protein, translating to MSAPERIPPRSVTATRTPAELLAEGELTVRGRISEASNAALYCTVSYEGQEAACIYKPVAGERPLWDFPDGTLAEREMAAFEVSEATGWGLVPPTVLRAGPYGEGMCQLWIDAAADEGEGLLALVDGEEPGPGWKAIAFAEVGEGKTALLVHADDERLRRLAVLDAVINNADRKGGHLLPGDEGRLYGIDHGVTFNAENKLRTLLWGWAGEPLTPEAVEVLTGLKAALGEGGALAVRLAELVTGDEIEATRARVDALLASGKHPEPSGEWPAIPWPPV from the coding sequence ATGTCCGCGCCAGAACGGATACCGCCGCGGAGCGTGACAGCCACCCGCACGCCCGCCGAACTGCTCGCCGAGGGCGAGCTGACCGTACGCGGACGGATCAGCGAGGCGTCGAACGCGGCGCTGTACTGCACGGTCTCGTACGAGGGGCAGGAGGCCGCCTGCATCTACAAGCCCGTGGCCGGTGAACGGCCCCTGTGGGACTTCCCGGACGGGACCCTGGCCGAGCGCGAGATGGCGGCGTTCGAGGTCTCCGAGGCGACCGGCTGGGGGCTCGTGCCGCCGACCGTGCTGCGCGCGGGGCCCTACGGCGAGGGGATGTGCCAGCTGTGGATCGACGCGGCGGCGGACGAGGGCGAGGGGCTGCTCGCCCTGGTCGACGGTGAGGAACCCGGCCCCGGTTGGAAGGCGATCGCCTTCGCCGAGGTCGGCGAGGGGAAGACGGCACTGCTGGTGCACGCCGACGACGAGCGGCTGCGGAGACTCGCCGTGCTCGACGCGGTGATCAACAACGCGGACCGCAAGGGCGGGCATCTGCTGCCCGGCGACGAGGGGCGGCTGTACGGGATCGACCACGGGGTCACCTTCAACGCCGAGAACAAGTTGCGGACGCTGTTGTGGGGGTGGGCCGGGGAGCCCCTCACACCGGAGGCCGTCGAGGTGCTCACGGGGCTGAAGGCCGCGCTGGGGGAGGGCGGAGCGCTGGCGGTACGGCTGGCCGAGCTGGTCACCGGCGACGAGATCGAGGCCACGCGCGCACGGGTGGACGCGCTGCTGGCGTCCGGGAAGCATCCGGAGCCCAGCGGGGAGTGGCCGGCGATCCCGTGGCCGCCCGTGTGA
- a CDS encoding DUF3090 domain-containing protein, translated as MSRQVFLYDPPDRFVAGTVGLPGRRTFFLQATAGPRVTSVALEKTQVAALAERMEELLDEVVRRSGGNASVPAVAPGEVSDTRPLDTPVEEEFRVGTMALAWDGDEQRMIVEAQALVELDAESEEDLVEAEERLLQDEENGPPMLRVRLTGAQARAFARRALDVVNAGRPPCPLCSLPLDPEGHVCPRQNGYRRGA; from the coding sequence CTTCGTGGCCGGTACGGTCGGACTGCCCGGGCGCCGTACGTTCTTCCTCCAGGCCACGGCCGGCCCTCGGGTGACCAGCGTGGCCCTGGAGAAGACCCAGGTCGCCGCGCTCGCCGAACGCATGGAAGAACTGCTCGACGAGGTCGTACGCCGTAGCGGGGGCAACGCCTCCGTCCCGGCCGTGGCCCCCGGAGAGGTGTCCGACACCCGCCCCCTCGACACCCCTGTCGAGGAGGAGTTCCGGGTGGGCACCATGGCGCTCGCCTGGGACGGCGACGAGCAGCGCATGATCGTCGAGGCGCAGGCCCTGGTGGAACTGGACGCCGAGTCCGAGGAGGACCTCGTCGAGGCCGAGGAGCGGCTCCTCCAGGACGAGGAGAACGGCCCCCCGATGCTGCGCGTCCGGCTCACCGGCGCGCAGGCCCGTGCCTTCGCCAGGCGCGCCCTCGACGTCGTCAACGCCGGCCGGCCGCCGTGCCCCCTGTGCAGCCTCCCGCTCGACCCGGAAGGACACGTATGTCCGCGCCAGAACGGATACCGCCGCGGAGCGTGA